A region of Tigriopus californicus strain San Diego chromosome 7, Tcal_SD_v2.1, whole genome shotgun sequence DNA encodes the following proteins:
- the LOC131883545 gene encoding uncharacterized protein LOC131883545, with translation MVQPQSQSLSFSTTKICSSSSSSSSSSSLVGWRVVSWLAAVGPLIILLQMSAALPVQDLSSKQPWQWEPLSDLPRPVASLSAIASSDDLSNDSSLPMANVPVVQSNVQGKRSRQRRNSHMKALLDSTIHFDGEVVALPLSGTDLKPLTLVDMPSLLHSKRANRRHLETNHDDTQVSTVAPILSAVSSSSVTSKPSRKSMTVSALGSHSKIMDQSIQTEMVSKISPPARVFRLKNAPGQLLPHPPKNSQLILTKSRRFVPKGSFKAHVRHSGHKLETLFLSIFDKSLPKNDMLGTATQEAQTTPKWRNAVLSYLLNMKTKDQTIEDLVLSEVEILAEEEAIRPEDEQNVVCKVSPYRVCYHLGNDGRLRPLRKAHQLMNIMRVY, from the exons ATGGTCCAACCACAATCTCAATCGTTGTCATTCTCAACCACGAAAATCTGTTCGTCGtcttcatcgtcgtcgtcgtcgtcgtctctGGTCGGTTGGCGGGTCGTTTCTTGGCTAGCCGCCGTTGGCCCCCTGATCATCTTGCTCCAAATGAGTGCAGCCCTGCCCGTCCAA GATCTCTCTTCAAAGCAACCCTGGCAATGGGAACCATTATCTGATCTTCCCCGTCCAGTGGCTTCTTTGTCGGCCATCGCTTCTAGTGATGACTTGTCAAACGATAGTTCTTTGCCCATGGCCAATGTTCCAGTAGTCCAATCCAATGTCCAGGGTAAACGCTCAAGACAACGACGAAACTCGCACATGAAAGCCTTGCTGGATTcgacaattcattttgatggggAGGTGGTGGCTTTACCACTGAGTGGAACAGATTTGAAGCCCCTGACCCTTGTGGATATGCCATCACTTTTGCACTCGAAAAGGGCAAACCGCAGGCACTTGGAAACCAACCACGACGATACCCAAG tGTCCACCGTGGCACCAATTCTTTCAGCTGTGTCCTCTTCATCTGTTACATCAAAACCTTCTCGGAAGTCAATGACAGTTTCCGCATTGGGATCACATTCAAAGATTATGGACCAATCCATTCAAACCGAGATGGTTTCCAAAATCTCGCCACCAGCTCGGGTATTTCGGCTCAAAAACGCCCCCGGACAACTCCTGccccacccacccaaaaacTCGCAATTGATCTTGACTAAGAGCCGCAGATTTGTGCCCAAAGGCTCGTTCAAAGCTCACGTCCGTCATTCAGGGCACAAATTGGAAACCCTCTTCTTGTCAATCTTTGATAAGTCGCTGCCCAAAA aCGATATGCTCGGGACGGCAACCCAAGAAGCTCAAACCACCCCCAAATGGAGAAACGCGGTGCTGAGTtatcttttgaacatgaagaCCAAAGACCAGACGATTGAAGACCTTGTCTTGAGCGAGGTAGAAATATTGGCCGAAGAAGAAGCCATCCGACCTGAAGACGAGCAGAATGTGGTTTGCAAAGTGTCCCCTTACCGAGTGTGTTACCACTTGGGCAACGATGGCAGGCTGCGACCTTTGCGCAAGGCTCATCAACTCATGAACATTATGCGAGTCTACTGA